The following proteins are co-located in the Paroedura picta isolate Pp20150507F chromosome 18, Ppicta_v3.0, whole genome shotgun sequence genome:
- the LOC143827925 gene encoding uncharacterized protein LOC143827925 translates to MCCRGIQVELQEVLQDCDRERFMAPLHTPCILQRPLTTLDTPPGHPVAFVSSRVSAVTGDCWRCPTFTTVLQATDTSSPGESGHFGRYQNGMPVELVQEHSLMDRVLSRCGKQLSCNPLWVAPKECNDLCESDPAGLRLPKSAVPKRGKEQNVRNAA, encoded by the exons GATTGTGATCGGGAAAGGTTCATGGCTCCTCTCCACACGCCCTGCATTCTCCAGCGTCCGTTGACCACGCTTGACACCCCACCCGGACATCCAGTGGCTTTTGTCAGCTCCCGTGTCTCAGCTGTGACAG gtgattgCTGGAGGTGCCCCACTTTTACGACTGTTCTCCAAGCAACAGATaccagttcgcctggagaaagtggccattttggaag GTACCAAAATGGTATGCCAGTCGAGCTGGTGCAGGAGCACTCCTTGATGGATCGTGTCCTATCTCGCTGTGGCAAGCAACTCTCTTGTAATCCCTTGTGGGTCGCTCCAAAG GAATGTAATGACTTGTGCGAATCTGATCCAGCCGGGCTGCGGTTGCCGAAATCTGCCGTCCCCAAACGGGGCAAGGAGCAAAACGTGAGGAATGCTGCCTGA